In a genomic window of Nitrospinota bacterium:
- a CDS encoding acyl carrier protein has translation MTGEGIRQAIVEIIGDIVPDEDLAAIEPDKSLREQISLDSMDFLDIVMELRKRYSVEVPEKDYPMLATMNSTINYLLPKMENL, from the coding sequence ATGACAGGAGAAGGAATACGCCAGGCCATAGTGGAAATCATCGGGGACATCGTTCCTGACGAGGACCTTGCGGCCATCGAGCCGGACAAATCGCTTCGCGAGCAGATCAGCCTTGATTCGATGGACTTTCTGGACATCGTGATGGAACTCAGGAAACGGTACAGCGTGGAGGTCCCGGAAAAGGACTATCCGATGCTCGCCACGATGAACAGCACGATAAACTATCTCCTTCCCAAAATGGAGAACCTGTAG
- a CDS encoding NAD(P)/FAD-dependent oxidoreductase, whose protein sequence is MSGLAAGIRMARYGGKTAIFERHSRPGGLNSFYNSGGYNLDVGLHAMTNYVSDGTKSAPLMRLLRQLRIPFDSLLLAPQMTSKIAFPGVSISFSNDFGLFMESAAAAFPAQKDNLAKLVKAVTEYDAFNLERRKLSGREVLNTIITDPLLAEMILCPVMFYGSAEEGDVEFGQFAVMFRSLFLEGLARPQGGIRTVLGLLQNAFMDAGGSIKLGSGVSKIIAKDGKVAGVVTDDGDEIECGAVLSSAGLLETIALCPEAKPANGAAEPRAGRVSFMETVNVLDTPPAELGVDASIIFYNDSDTFTYANPAEPVDLRSAVICMPDNFAGAAEDYHMLRVTNIANCDFWIGVDEMEYVKAKETWRSRSFEAAGNAIGGVTSGNVVFSDVFTPRTVRRFTDKVNGAVYGSPDKVTNGKTTVEGLYICGTDQGFLGIVGSMLSGVTVANMALTRATQAD, encoded by the coding sequence ATGTCCGGCCTGGCGGCCGGAATAAGGATGGCGCGCTATGGCGGTAAAACGGCCATTTTCGAGCGCCATTCACGGCCCGGCGGGCTTAATTCCTTCTACAATTCCGGCGGATACAACCTAGACGTGGGGCTCCACGCCATGACAAACTATGTTTCGGACGGAACGAAGAGCGCGCCGCTGATGCGCCTTCTGCGTCAGCTCAGGATCCCTTTCGACAGCCTGCTGCTCGCGCCGCAAATGACAAGCAAGATAGCCTTCCCCGGCGTCTCAATCTCGTTCTCCAACGATTTCGGACTGTTCATGGAGTCCGCCGCCGCCGCGTTCCCGGCGCAAAAGGACAACCTGGCCAAACTTGTGAAGGCCGTGACCGAATACGACGCGTTCAACCTCGAGAGAAGAAAGCTCTCCGGCAGGGAGGTCTTAAATACGATAATAACCGATCCGCTCCTTGCGGAAATGATCCTGTGTCCCGTGATGTTCTACGGATCGGCGGAGGAAGGTGACGTCGAATTCGGCCAGTTCGCCGTGATGTTCCGGAGCCTGTTCCTGGAGGGGCTTGCAAGGCCACAGGGCGGGATACGCACGGTGCTTGGCCTTTTGCAGAACGCTTTTATGGACGCCGGGGGCTCGATCAAACTGGGCTCCGGGGTCTCTAAAATAATCGCAAAAGACGGTAAAGTGGCCGGAGTGGTCACCGATGACGGGGACGAAATTGAATGCGGGGCGGTGTTGTCATCGGCGGGGCTTCTTGAAACAATCGCCTTATGCCCGGAGGCAAAGCCGGCCAACGGCGCCGCCGAACCCAGGGCCGGGCGCGTTTCGTTCATGGAGACCGTCAATGTCCTGGACACGCCGCCGGCGGAACTGGGCGTGGACGCATCGATAATCTTTTACAATGATTCGGACACTTTCACATATGCCAATCCGGCGGAGCCGGTGGACCTGCGCTCCGCGGTGATCTGCATGCCGGACAATTTTGCCGGGGCGGCGGAAGATTACCACATGCTCCGGGTGACAAACATCGCCAACTGCGATTTCTGGATAGGAGTGGACGAGATGGAGTACGTGAAGGCCAAAGAAACATGGCGGAGCCGCTCGTTTGAGGCGGCGGGCAACGCGATCGGCGGAGTCACCTCCGGCAACGTGGTATTCTCCGACGTGTTCACCCCGCGCACCGTGCGGCGGTTCACGGACAAGGTCAACGGCGCGGTGTACGGCTCGCCGGACAAGGTGACGAACGGCAAAACCACCGTCGAAGGGCTTTATATTTGCGGGACCGACCAGGGTTTCCTGGGCATAGTCGGCTCCATGCTTTCCGGCGTCACCGTGGCAAACATGGCGCTGACGCGCGCAACTCAGGCGGATTGA